In Mixophyes fleayi isolate aMixFle1 chromosome 4, aMixFle1.hap1, whole genome shotgun sequence, the following proteins share a genomic window:
- the LOC142149672 gene encoding cornifelin homolog: MHTVSVQPVAVSQTVTVSHLNVNDWSSRMCDCCEDMGICCFALWCFPCFQCSTVSDHGECLCLPLLDLGWTGYSCSCPAVSMAMRASVRERYKIPGSICNDCCVTCWCLSCSWCQMAREIKKRKQPVSIVTAHTTSTAVPIHHIQSYPVYPPPTY; encoded by the exons ATGCACACTGTCTCTGTACAGCCAGTGGCTGTCTCACAGACAGTGACAGTCAGCCATTTGAATGTAAATGACTGGAGCTCTAGGATGTGTGACTGCTGCGAGGACATGGGCATAT gCTGCTTCGCGCTCTGGTGTTTTCCATGTTTCCAGTGCTCCACGGTCAGCGACCACGGGGAGTGTCTCTGCCTCCCCCTGCTGGATTTAGGATGGACCGGCTACTCCTGCAGCTGTCCTGCAGTCTCTATGGCAATGCGGGCGTCTGTCCGGGAGAGATACAAAATCCCT GGCTCTATCTGCAATGACTGCTGTGTAACGTGTTGGTGCCTCAGCTGCTCCTGGTGCCAAATGGCTCGCGAGATCAAGAAGCGCAAACAGCCGGTCAGCATTGTAACTGCTCACACAACTTCTACCGCAGTGCCGATACACCATATTCAATCCTACCCTGTATACCCACCTCCGACATACTAA